From Daphnia pulicaria isolate SC F1-1A chromosome 4, SC_F0-13Bv2, whole genome shotgun sequence, one genomic window encodes:
- the LOC124338448 gene encoding mRNA-capping enzyme-like isoform X1: MSRKRHLDDGPGPIPQRWLHCPRKAFSTVGGTFLAFKTPLDARYENQVDDEYTFHPEMVFSSVKNMKMKIGLWIDLTNTSRFYDKNVVEKNSCKYVKLKCKGHGETPNPETVDLFIKQCTEFISQNPLEIIGVHCTHGFNRTGFLIVSYLVQAMDWSVEAAVNEFSKARPPGIYKEDYIRQLFTLYGDIDDTTPAPALPMWHCEADDDTHIKEETEAVDDNEDDDQAGGSTGDKKKKPRREAAQAKAKFMEGIPNVNLVTDMEITSRVQKRIKNLTGLKSSGFTGCQPVSMDRRNIQLLNNPYKVSWKADGTRYMMFVMGQEQVYFIDRDNAVFQIEGVSFFSSHDGKRHLVDTLVDGEMVIDKADGMRHPRYLIYDLVSLEGNKVFQEHFTIRYRTIMKEIIEPRVVAMKSGRIIREREPIGIRRKDFWDLPATSALLGEKFMKKLGHEPDGLVFQPIEESYTPGQCPSVLKWKPPSHNSVDFRLEIVIENRPGMLRQRLGYLFVGGKNVTPFAIMKATKEMVPLDNKIVECRFEMNNGKGKWVFMRERTDKSFPNSFNTATAVCRSIREPVTKEMLEEFILNLRRMSPPPPPQRRPH, translated from the exons ATGAGCCGCAAAAGGCATCTTGACGATGGGCCAGGCCCGATTCCTCAACGGTGGCTACACTGTCCTCGAAAAGCCTTTTCTACAGTTGGAGGAACATTTTTAGCATTCAAAACTCCACTTGATGCAAGATACGAAAATCAAGTCGACGATGAATATACTTTTCACCCTGAAATGGTATTTTCATCAGTCaagaatatgaagatgaaaattgGGCTCTGGATCGATCTTACTAATACCAGCCGGTTCTACGACAAGAATGtagtagaaaaaaattcatgtaaATATGTGAAACTCAAATGCAAAGGACATGGTGAAACTCCCAACCCTGAAACTGTGGACCTCTTCATCAAGCAATGCACGGAATTCATTTCTCAAAATCCTTTAGAAATTATTGGAGTCCACTGTACCCACGGCTTCAACAGAACTGGCTTTCTCATTGTTTCATACTTGGTACAGGCCATGGACTGGTCAGTAGAAGCTGCGGTCAATGAATTTTCTAAAGCAAG ACCCCCTGGAATCTACAAGGAGGACTATATACGACAACTATTCACTCTCTATGGTGACATAGATGACACCACACCTGCTCCTGCCTTGCCAATGTGGCATTGTGAGGCTGATGATGATACCCAcatcaaagaagaaacagaagCTGTTGATG ACAACGAAGATGATGACCAAGCCGGCGGCAGTACGGgtgacaagaagaaaaaaccacgACGAGAAGCGGCTCAAGCCAAAGCCAAATTCATGGAAGGGATACCCAACGTCAATCTGGTTACCGATATGGAGATAACATCTAGAGTACAAAAACGGATCAAAAACCTCACGGGGTTAAAATCGTCTGGATTCACTGGTTGTCAACCAGTTTCCATGGATAGAAGGAACATCCAACTACTGAACAATCCCTACAAAGTGTCATGGAAAGCTGACGGCACCAG GTACATGATGTTTGTTATGGGACAAGAACAGGTCTACTTTATAGACAGAGACAACGCAGTGTTTCAGATCGAGGGTGTATCGTTCTTCTCTTCGCATGATGGCAAGCGTCATTTGGTTGACACCTTAGTAGACGGTGAGATGGTCATTGATAAGGCTGACGGGATGCGCCATCCGCGCTATTTGATCTACGATCTCGTCTCCCTAGAAGGGAATAAAGTTTTTCAAGAACATTTTACGATCCGCTATCGTACGATCATG aaagaaataattgaacctAGAGTGGTTGCCATGAAATCGGGACGGATTATCCGAGAACGTGAGCCGATCGGCATTCGACGTaaagatttttgggatttACCAGCTACCTCCGCTCTTTTAGGAGAGAAGTTTATGAAAAAACTTGGGCATGAACCTGATGGTCTCGTTTTCCAACCAATAgaagag AGCTATACACCAGGTCAGTGCCCATCcgttttgaagtggaaaccaCCTTCTCACAATTCTGTTGATTTTCGACTAGAAATTGTTATCGAAAACCGTCCTGG catGTTGCGACAACGTCTTGGTTATTTGTTTGTCGGAGGGAAGAATGTCACTCCTTTTGCGATAATGAAAGCTACTAAGGAGATGGTCCCCCTTGACAATAAAATAGTTGAATGTCGATTTGAAATGAACAACGGCAAAGGAAAATGGGTCTTTATGAGGGAAAGAACGGACAAAAGCTTCCCCAATAGCTTTAATACTGCTACAG ctgTCTGTCGAAGTATCAGAGAACCGGTTACCAAGGAGATGTTAGAGGAATTCATTCTTAATCTAAGACGAatgtctcctcctcctccgccccAGCGAAGACCGCATTAG
- the LOC124338448 gene encoding mRNA-capping enzyme-like isoform X2 — MSRKRHLDDGPGPIPQRWLHCPRKAFSTVGGTFLAFKTPLDARYENQVDDEYTFHPEMVFSSVKNMKMKIGLWIDLTNTSRFYDKNVVEKNSCKYVKLKCKGHGETPNPETVDLFIKQCTEFISQNPLEIIGVHCTHGFNRTGFLIVSYLVQAMDWSVEAAVNEFSKARPPGIYKEDYIRQLFTLYGDIDDTTPAPALPMWHCEADDDTHIKEETEAVDDDDQAGGSTGDKKKKPRREAAQAKAKFMEGIPNVNLVTDMEITSRVQKRIKNLTGLKSSGFTGCQPVSMDRRNIQLLNNPYKVSWKADGTRYMMFVMGQEQVYFIDRDNAVFQIEGVSFFSSHDGKRHLVDTLVDGEMVIDKADGMRHPRYLIYDLVSLEGNKVFQEHFTIRYRTIMKEIIEPRVVAMKSGRIIREREPIGIRRKDFWDLPATSALLGEKFMKKLGHEPDGLVFQPIEESYTPGQCPSVLKWKPPSHNSVDFRLEIVIENRPGMLRQRLGYLFVGGKNVTPFAIMKATKEMVPLDNKIVECRFEMNNGKGKWVFMRERTDKSFPNSFNTATAVCRSIREPVTKEMLEEFILNLRRMSPPPPPQRRPH; from the exons ATGAGCCGCAAAAGGCATCTTGACGATGGGCCAGGCCCGATTCCTCAACGGTGGCTACACTGTCCTCGAAAAGCCTTTTCTACAGTTGGAGGAACATTTTTAGCATTCAAAACTCCACTTGATGCAAGATACGAAAATCAAGTCGACGATGAATATACTTTTCACCCTGAAATGGTATTTTCATCAGTCaagaatatgaagatgaaaattgGGCTCTGGATCGATCTTACTAATACCAGCCGGTTCTACGACAAGAATGtagtagaaaaaaattcatgtaaATATGTGAAACTCAAATGCAAAGGACATGGTGAAACTCCCAACCCTGAAACTGTGGACCTCTTCATCAAGCAATGCACGGAATTCATTTCTCAAAATCCTTTAGAAATTATTGGAGTCCACTGTACCCACGGCTTCAACAGAACTGGCTTTCTCATTGTTTCATACTTGGTACAGGCCATGGACTGGTCAGTAGAAGCTGCGGTCAATGAATTTTCTAAAGCAAG ACCCCCTGGAATCTACAAGGAGGACTATATACGACAACTATTCACTCTCTATGGTGACATAGATGACACCACACCTGCTCCTGCCTTGCCAATGTGGCATTGTGAGGCTGATGATGATACCCAcatcaaagaagaaacagaagCTGTTGATG ATGATGACCAAGCCGGCGGCAGTACGGgtgacaagaagaaaaaaccacgACGAGAAGCGGCTCAAGCCAAAGCCAAATTCATGGAAGGGATACCCAACGTCAATCTGGTTACCGATATGGAGATAACATCTAGAGTACAAAAACGGATCAAAAACCTCACGGGGTTAAAATCGTCTGGATTCACTGGTTGTCAACCAGTTTCCATGGATAGAAGGAACATCCAACTACTGAACAATCCCTACAAAGTGTCATGGAAAGCTGACGGCACCAG GTACATGATGTTTGTTATGGGACAAGAACAGGTCTACTTTATAGACAGAGACAACGCAGTGTTTCAGATCGAGGGTGTATCGTTCTTCTCTTCGCATGATGGCAAGCGTCATTTGGTTGACACCTTAGTAGACGGTGAGATGGTCATTGATAAGGCTGACGGGATGCGCCATCCGCGCTATTTGATCTACGATCTCGTCTCCCTAGAAGGGAATAAAGTTTTTCAAGAACATTTTACGATCCGCTATCGTACGATCATG aaagaaataattgaacctAGAGTGGTTGCCATGAAATCGGGACGGATTATCCGAGAACGTGAGCCGATCGGCATTCGACGTaaagatttttgggatttACCAGCTACCTCCGCTCTTTTAGGAGAGAAGTTTATGAAAAAACTTGGGCATGAACCTGATGGTCTCGTTTTCCAACCAATAgaagag AGCTATACACCAGGTCAGTGCCCATCcgttttgaagtggaaaccaCCTTCTCACAATTCTGTTGATTTTCGACTAGAAATTGTTATCGAAAACCGTCCTGG catGTTGCGACAACGTCTTGGTTATTTGTTTGTCGGAGGGAAGAATGTCACTCCTTTTGCGATAATGAAAGCTACTAAGGAGATGGTCCCCCTTGACAATAAAATAGTTGAATGTCGATTTGAAATGAACAACGGCAAAGGAAAATGGGTCTTTATGAGGGAAAGAACGGACAAAAGCTTCCCCAATAGCTTTAATACTGCTACAG ctgTCTGTCGAAGTATCAGAGAACCGGTTACCAAGGAGATGTTAGAGGAATTCATTCTTAATCTAAGACGAatgtctcctcctcctccgccccAGCGAAGACCGCATTAG